A genomic segment from Rubrobacter tropicus encodes:
- a CDS encoding sortase: MLLKLGFVMMALAAALTGVVIAVATQEPPRSVAARSAERQPAEPLERADPAGQPQREKQVAAQTSEEPEAAPKDQTEPEPLPDVEGEPPKPTAEDVASAHRERHYDLPDGAVLGLTVKALGIHDAPVFDSVGERALAKGVGHHPETSMPWTEAPQRNVYLAGHKLGFPGTASHLIFYRLGELGSGDEVVLKDRDGRKYRYEVSESFEADPGDSWAMGQVRNRDMLTLQTCTGPGFSKRLIVRADRV, from the coding sequence ATGCTCCTCAAGCTAGGCTTCGTGATGATGGCTCTCGCGGCGGCGTTGACGGGAGTGGTGATCGCGGTCGCCACGCAGGAACCACCCAGGAGCGTCGCGGCCAGATCCGCCGAGCGGCAACCCGCCGAGCCTCTCGAACGCGCGGACCCCGCGGGCCAGCCGCAACGCGAAAAGCAGGTAGCCGCACAAACTTCAGAAGAACCCGAAGCCGCGCCAAAGGACCAGACCGAACCAGAGCCTCTGCCGGACGTCGAAGGCGAGCCGCCGAAGCCCACGGCCGAGGACGTGGCCTCGGCCCACAGGGAACGCCACTACGACCTGCCGGACGGGGCCGTGCTCGGACTTACGGTCAAAGCGCTCGGCATCCACGACGCCCCCGTCTTCGACTCGGTCGGCGAGCGTGCGCTGGCGAAAGGCGTGGGCCACCACCCCGAGACCTCGATGCCGTGGACGGAAGCCCCGCAGCGCAACGTTTACCTGGCGGGCCACAAGCTGGGGTTCCCGGGCACCGCAAGCCACCTGATCTTCTACCGCCTGGGCGAGCTCGGCAGCGGGGACGAGGTCGTTCTGAAAGACAGGGACGGCAGGAAGTACCGCTACGAGGTCAGCGAGAGCTTCGAGGCGGACCCGGGCGACTCGTGGGCGATGGGGCAGGTCAGGAACAGGGACATGCTCACGCTTCAGACCTGCACAGGCCCCGGCTTCTCCAAGCGCCTCATCGTCCGCGCGGACCGGGTCTAG